From the genome of Triticum aestivum cultivar Chinese Spring chromosome 3B, IWGSC CS RefSeq v2.1, whole genome shotgun sequence, one region includes:
- the LOC123064722 gene encoding uncharacterized protein, with product MIRRSSRRRGTYLTDDDDLLREILLRLPPRPSSLPRASAVCKRWRGLVTDPKFLRRFYAHHRKPPLIGVFNDRYPDRVAFRAILGRPNRIPPQRFDLRRHGVETDSGSRTRLLGCRHARVLLMDHVHTELVVCAPVTGEQRRVPVPPDLMRGFLNGAVLCAAGGLGHVHGDCHSSPFKVVSVSRKDNRPTARVYSSETATWGNLITTTDRCELVAANPGILVGDALYWSPRSVGPGGLTDDIIKFDLGRQILAVIKGPPGFNESCSHQIIHTEDGVVGLAILSRSGLEIWQRKVSCHGAATWLLQKTVEMHIILGIAPQNEGSRGAMELLGYDEDNGVLFLYAAAYVYMVELMSMQSNELHLSNSTNKCHPFTCFYAPAIPGGRNGPEMLQDT from the exons ATGATccgccgcagcagccgccgccgcggcaCCTACCTGACTGACGACGACGACCTCCTCCGGGAAATCCTCCTACGCCTCCCGCCGCGGCCGTCCTCCCTCCCGCGCGCATCCGCCGTCTGCAAGCGCTGGCGGGGCCTCGTCACCGACCCAAAGTTCCTCCGCCGCTTCTATGCCCACCACCGGAAGCCGCCCCTCATCGGCGTCTTCAACGACCGCTACCCCGATAGGGTTGCGTTCAGGGCCATCCTGGGCCGTCCCAACCGCATCCCTCCTCAGCGCTTCGACCTGCGGCGCCACGGCGTCGAAACTGACTCCGGCTCCAGGACCCGACTGCTCGGGTGCCGCCACGCCCGCGTCCTCCTCATGGACCATGTGCACACAGAACTCGTTGTGTGCGCCCCTGTCACCGGCGAGCAGCGTCGGGTCCCTGTTCCCCCGGACCTCATGAGGGGCTTCCTCAACGGCGCGGTGCTCTGTGCTGCAGGCGGTCTTGGCCATGTGCACGGCGACTGCCACTCGAGCCCCTTCAAAGTGGTCTCGGTGTCAAGAAAGGATAATCGACCGACCGCCCGTGTTTACTCCTCAGAGACTGCCACATGGGGCAATCTCATAACGACAACAGATCGATGTGAGCTTGTTGCTGCTAATCCTGGGATCCTTGTTGGTGATGCTCTTTATTGGTCACCTAGATCTGTGGGTCCTGGTGGTCTCACCGACGACATAATAAAGTTTGATTTGGGTAGACAGATCCTTGCTGTCATCAAAGGGCCTCCTGGTTTCAATGAATCCTGCAGCCATCAGATCATCCATACAGAGGATGGTGTCGTTGGTCTTGCCATATTGTCACGGAGTGGACTTGAAATATGGCAAAGGAAGGTCAGCTGTCATGGTGCTGCCACATGGTTGCTGCAGAAGACTGTTGAAATGCATATTATTCTTGGGATAGCTCCTCAGAATGAAGGATCTCGCGGAGCGATGGAACTACTAGGGTACGACGAGGATAATGGTGTATTGTTTTTATATGCGGCCGCCTATGTCTACATGGTTGAACTGATGTCAATGCAATCCAATGAACTTCATCTAAGCAATTCTACCAATAAGTGTCATCCTTTCACATGTTTCTATGCACCAG CCATTCCTGGTGGACGCAATGGACCTGAAATGCTGCAAGATACGTAG